A single Haloglycomyces albus DSM 45210 DNA region contains:
- a CDS encoding MFS transporter, which yields MSPKFTQQLHQTFRALSVPEYRIYAAGQVGGTLSFWLQTTTLSWLVLLLSGDSGLALGGTLALQFGPMLLFGLHGGRIADAFDKRRILMFSSMGQATITACLSVIVLSGHAEIWHVYLAVFISGCIATIEGPTRQSFFSELVDRDMLPNAISLGSAIFNLSRICGPSIAGLLIALTSTGTVLSLTAVVFLTPAVANYILTHRTLKNQVVPSRDNAILPALRFVKERRDILAVIVMVAFIGGFAFNFPVTLSMLSKTEFNTDADAFGLLLTSLSVGALVGALVSGRRYGRPTAYTVIWSGLALGVGTTAAGFAPNMLYAAILLVPTGFAMVYFAQAANQRIQMGVGGAMRGRVMSVYMLVFLGSTPICAPIVGVASDIAGGRAGLWLGGGITIATALAGLAAKVIRPRPVEKDEVQKVPASA from the coding sequence ATGTCGCCCAAATTTACGCAACAATTGCACCAGACCTTCCGTGCCTTGAGCGTCCCGGAATATCGGATTTACGCCGCTGGCCAGGTGGGCGGCACCCTCAGTTTTTGGTTGCAGACGACCACCCTGTCGTGGTTGGTGCTGCTTCTGTCCGGTGATTCCGGTTTGGCGCTTGGCGGAACGCTCGCCCTGCAGTTCGGCCCGATGCTTCTGTTCGGGTTGCACGGTGGACGCATCGCCGACGCCTTCGACAAGCGCCGAATTCTCATGTTCTCCTCGATGGGGCAAGCGACGATCACCGCGTGTCTGTCGGTCATCGTTCTGAGCGGCCACGCTGAAATCTGGCATGTGTACCTTGCCGTCTTCATTTCGGGCTGCATCGCCACCATTGAAGGTCCGACCAGGCAATCGTTCTTCTCCGAACTGGTGGACCGGGACATGCTCCCCAACGCGATTTCCCTGGGTTCGGCGATCTTCAACCTGTCGCGTATCTGCGGTCCGTCCATTGCCGGGCTTCTGATCGCGCTGACGTCGACCGGGACGGTTCTCAGCTTGACCGCGGTCGTCTTCCTGACTCCGGCGGTCGCCAACTATATTCTGACGCACCGTACCTTGAAAAACCAGGTCGTACCGAGCAGGGACAACGCCATTCTTCCGGCTTTGCGATTTGTGAAAGAACGGCGCGATATTCTGGCCGTTATCGTCATGGTCGCCTTTATCGGTGGGTTTGCCTTCAACTTCCCCGTCACCCTGTCCATGTTGTCCAAGACGGAGTTCAACACGGACGCCGACGCCTTCGGGTTGCTTCTGACGAGCCTGTCGGTCGGTGCCTTGGTAGGAGCGTTGGTGAGTGGACGTCGCTACGGGCGTCCTACCGCCTATACCGTCATCTGGTCGGGTCTGGCCCTGGGAGTCGGTACCACGGCGGCCGGGTTTGCCCCGAACATGCTGTACGCGGCTATTCTCTTGGTTCCCACCGGTTTCGCCATGGTCTACTTTGCCCAGGCAGCGAATCAGCGGATTCAGATGGGCGTGGGCGGTGCCATGCGCGGTCGTGTCATGTCGGTCTACATGCTGGTCTTCCTGGGTTCCACCCCGATTTGCGCCCCGATCGTCGGGGTCGCCTCCGATATCGCGGGCGGTCGCGCCGGATTGTGGCTCGGTGGCGGCATCACCATCGCTACCGCGCTGGCCGGACTCGCGGCAAAGGTGATTCGACCTCGACCGGTGGAAAAGGACGAAGTCCAGAAGGTTCCCGCGAGCGCCTGA